A single genomic interval of Arctopsyche grandis isolate Sample6627 chromosome 8, ASM5162203v2, whole genome shotgun sequence harbors:
- the LOC143915687 gene encoding uncharacterized protein LOC143915687 gives MKSTILLTLLGLAGLSTTASVSNKVNKKRNIYSDGSLYGTHGLLTTDAINAHNVYQIPQQRVPLPTLIKTPYRVNFANQQANFDPFGNGNFGSFLPSFETSSLNFKPLPQSLGAPVAPAFDGYDYQIPNGQRFAEEPVPNSFDLVIPPAMRNLPIPNSNLPPGFRATMVTRRILTPFNEGLFFKYPGYIPEGGLPVTLPIVNTRPTRVVVPQHGAVAFGSGGLGYSYLPGGRIAIGSGSLGLSNIVKARNNLLPPRRPYMKPTEQDFILPQAINQLQRKIDDFSSQQDTSSTSLASSVSLKGSTSANNLTVFPISEEDRRLAEIYNF, from the exons ATGAAATCAACG ATACTATTAACCCTTCTTGGCCTAGCCGGGCTCTCGACAACGGCCAGCGTCTCGAACAAagtgaataaaaaaagaaacatttaCAGCGATGGCTCCTTATACGGCACACATGGATTACTGACTACAGATGCAATCAACGCCCACAATGTTTATCAAATACCCCAACAACGTGTGCCGCTGCCAACTCTGATCAAGACTCCTTACCGCGTCAATTTTGCCAATCAACAAGCCAATTTTGACCCGTTTGGAAACGGCAACTTCGGATCGTTTCTACCTAGTTTCGAAACGAGCAGCTTGAATTTTAAACCATTGCCTCAATCTTTAGGAGCTCCAGTAGCTCCTGCTTTCGATGGATACGACTATCAAATTCCTAATGGGCAAAGATTCGCAGAAGAACCGGTGCCAAACTCTTTCGATCTCGTCATACCGCCAGCAATGCGAAATTTACCCATTCCAAATTCTAATTTGCCACCTGGTTTCCGAGCTACAATGGTAACCAGAAGGATTTTGACTCCATTTAATGAAgggctattttttaaatatccagGATACATCCCAGAAGGAGGTTTGCCGGTGACATTGCCGATCGTCAATACGAGACCGACGAGGGTTGTCGTACCTCAACATGGAGCTGTTGCATTTGGATCGGGAGGATTAGGATATAGTTACCTTCCTGGAGGAAGAATTGCCATAGGTTCAGGCTCACTCGGTCTGAGTAATATAGTCAAAGCCAGAAATAATCTCCTCCCTCCGAGACGACCCTATATGAAGCCAACCGAGcaagattttattttaccacAAGCCATTAACCAGCTTCAACGAAAAATAGACGATTTCTCATCTCAGCAAGATACGTCTTCAACATCTTTGGCCTCGTCTGTATCTTTGAAAGGTTCTACCTCTGCTAATAATTTAACAGTGTTTCCGATATCGGAGGAAGATAGAAGATTAGCTGAAATTTACAACTTTTAG